In one window of Cupriavidus necator N-1 DNA:
- a CDS encoding OmpA family protein — protein MPERPTLPCWKSLWKLWVAAIVLTGLSLAGCQTAPPATGLSPAQVAVLKQEGFALTDEGWELGLSDKLLFGFNEDLIDAERAANVQRLGRALKGANIERLRVDGHTDDAGSAEYNQSLSVRRAEAVARLLAGAGFAPESIEVRGRDKSRPVADNRTAAGRAENRRVAIVVSVD, from the coding sequence ATGCCCGAACGCCCGACCCTGCCCTGCTGGAAGTCCCTGTGGAAACTCTGGGTCGCCGCCATCGTGCTGACGGGGCTGTCGCTGGCCGGCTGCCAGACCGCGCCGCCAGCCACCGGGTTGTCTCCGGCCCAGGTCGCGGTGCTGAAGCAGGAAGGTTTCGCGCTGACCGATGAAGGCTGGGAACTCGGCCTGTCAGACAAGCTGCTGTTCGGATTCAATGAGGACCTGATCGACGCTGAGCGCGCCGCCAATGTGCAGCGCCTCGGGCGGGCGCTGAAGGGCGCGAACATCGAGCGCCTGCGTGTGGATGGCCACACCGACGACGCGGGCTCGGCCGAATACAACCAGTCGCTGTCAGTGCGGCGCGCCGAAGCCGTGGCAAGGCTGCTGGCGGGCGCCGGCTTTGCGCCGGAAAGCATCGAAGTTCGCGGACGCGACAAGAGCCGCCCGGTGGCCGACAACCGCACCGCCGCCGGACGCGCCGAAAACCGGCGCGTCGCCATCGTCGTATCGGTCGACTAG